A section of the Bradyrhizobium oligotrophicum S58 genome encodes:
- a CDS encoding helix-turn-helix domain-containing protein: MDVTRRDSGHLMLITPERVFYAGLLGRPRQRCSGALHVYVALTGGLRLMADGAEERRGELLVVPPNKQHTIESDYRTVIVVTIEPESVPLGTLERFASKVTREAEAFACRIRAAYEELVQRPLSGDVTSAIFDRLCFGEVLPQRTLDPRVVKAIGLINRFSGEPATAESCAAAVGLSTSRFLHLFKEETDISFRSFRAWKRARHLLNYANQDLNLAHLAQDIGYPDSTHFSHSIRRFYGLKPRAIFSGSRDLAIYRAGEAVLT, encoded by the coding sequence GCTCGGCCGACCGCGCCAGCGCTGCTCGGGTGCGTTGCATGTCTATGTCGCGCTCACCGGTGGCCTGCGGCTGATGGCCGACGGGGCCGAGGAGCGCCGCGGCGAGCTGCTGGTGGTGCCGCCCAACAAGCAGCACACCATCGAGAGCGATTATCGCACCGTCATCGTCGTGACCATCGAGCCGGAGAGCGTGCCGCTCGGCACGCTGGAGCGCTTTGCGAGCAAGGTCACGCGCGAGGCGGAGGCCTTTGCCTGCCGCATCCGCGCCGCCTATGAGGAGCTGGTGCAGCGGCCGCTCAGCGGCGATGTCACAAGCGCGATCTTCGACCGGCTTTGCTTCGGCGAGGTGCTGCCGCAGCGAACGCTGGACCCGCGCGTCGTCAAGGCGATCGGCCTGATCAACCGCTTCTCCGGCGAGCCCGCGACCGCCGAGAGCTGCGCCGCAGCAGTCGGCCTGTCGACGTCGCGTTTCCTGCATCTGTTCAAGGAGGAGACCGACATCTCCTTCCGTTCGTTTCGCGCCTGGAAGCGCGCGCGGCATCTGCTCAACTACGCCAACCAGGATCTCAACCTCGCGCATCTCGCGCAGGACATCGGCTATCCCGACTCGACCCATTTCAGCCATTCGATCCGCCGCTTCTACGGCCTGAAGCCGCGCGCGATCTTCTCCGGCTCGCGCGATCTCGCGATCTATCGCGCCGGCGAGGCGGTCTTGACCTGA
- a CDS encoding cation-translocating P-type ATPase → MPTDTQPAPISSNGLSATEAARRLQADGFNELPQTGTRSILRLVADVLKEPMLLLLLAGAGIYLALGDMAEAMLLGVFASASVFITIVQEARTERVLESLRDLSSPRALVIRDGERVRIAGREVVCGDLIVLAEGDRIAADAVLRDCDDLLTDESLLTGESVPVRKRPAAGEVMDAATVAGGDDQPFVFSGSLVVRGGGIAEVMATGPRTAIGKIGQSVTALETETPRLRQQTRRLVMAFAIGGAIVVAITVVLYALYRGGWLEGILAGIALGMSMLPEEFPVVLTVFLAMGAWRISQARVLTRRAAAIESLGAATVLCTDKTGTLTQNRMMVARLVLPDGTVLKPAAATPDAVTPAFRDLVTTAVLACDPQSHDPMEKALQALGADAATGATLQRRYGLRPDLLAMSNVWSGDGASVVAAKGAPEAIASLCGLGDAELAALQARIETLAAEGLRVLGVAEASWSGEELPDTQRGFAYNFRGLVGFADPLRPEVKDAVAECRSAGIRVIMITGDYPATAAAIARQAGIDPERVIAGTELADLDDDALALAARTPTAFARIMPEQKLRIVSALKADGEIVAMTGDGVNDAPSLKAAHIGIAMGGRGTDVAREAAAIVLLDDDFGSIVKAVRLGRRIYDNLRKAMSFILAVHFPIAGLALLPLVTGLPLLLGPIHIAFLEMIIDPVCSLVFEAETEESDIMKRPPRDPLEPLLPRPLVLWGALQGILAMLATGGVLLLAHRNGMPADELRALVFFTLVFVIVSLIFVNRSFSSSLREALLRPNRMLLLVIGFVIAVLATSLILPAAAALFKFGPLHADDLGVTAAAAITTLIVLELSKFPLRAALTRHVAKPDQVKTASPAR, encoded by the coding sequence ATGCCGACAGACACACAACCGGCGCCGATCTCTTCCAATGGCTTGAGCGCAACGGAAGCGGCGCGGCGCCTGCAGGCGGACGGCTTCAACGAGCTGCCGCAGACCGGCACACGTTCGATCCTCCGCCTCGTCGCCGACGTGCTGAAGGAACCGATGCTGCTTCTGCTGCTGGCGGGCGCCGGCATCTATCTCGCGCTGGGCGATATGGCCGAGGCGATGCTGCTCGGCGTGTTCGCCTCCGCGTCCGTCTTCATCACGATCGTGCAGGAGGCGCGCACCGAGCGCGTGCTGGAGTCGCTGCGCGATCTTTCCAGCCCGCGCGCGCTGGTGATCCGCGACGGCGAGCGGGTGCGCATCGCCGGGCGCGAGGTGGTGTGCGGCGACCTGATCGTGCTGGCGGAAGGTGATCGTATCGCCGCCGATGCGGTGCTGCGCGACTGCGACGATCTGCTGACCGATGAATCCCTCCTGACCGGGGAATCCGTGCCGGTGCGCAAGCGGCCGGCCGCAGGCGAGGTGATGGACGCGGCCACCGTGGCCGGCGGCGACGACCAGCCGTTCGTGTTCTCCGGCAGCCTGGTCGTGCGCGGCGGCGGCATCGCCGAGGTGATGGCGACAGGCCCGCGCACCGCGATCGGCAAGATCGGCCAGTCGGTAACCGCGCTGGAGACGGAGACGCCACGGCTGCGGCAGCAGACGCGGCGGCTGGTGATGGCGTTCGCGATCGGCGGCGCCATCGTCGTGGCGATCACCGTCGTGCTCTATGCGCTGTATCGCGGCGGCTGGCTGGAGGGCATCCTTGCCGGCATCGCGCTCGGCATGTCGATGCTCCCCGAGGAATTCCCGGTCGTGCTGACGGTGTTTCTCGCGATGGGCGCCTGGCGGATCTCGCAAGCCCGTGTGCTGACGCGGCGCGCCGCGGCGATCGAATCGCTCGGCGCCGCCACCGTGCTGTGCACCGACAAGACCGGCACCCTGACGCAGAACCGCATGATGGTGGCGCGGCTGGTGCTGCCGGACGGCACGGTGTTGAAGCCGGCCGCGGCAACGCCGGATGCGGTGACGCCGGCATTTCGCGACCTCGTCACGACAGCCGTACTGGCCTGCGACCCACAGTCGCACGACCCGATGGAGAAGGCGCTGCAGGCGCTCGGCGCAGACGCCGCCACAGGCGCCACGTTGCAGCGGCGCTATGGCCTGCGTCCCGATCTGCTCGCAATGAGCAACGTCTGGTCGGGCGATGGCGCCAGCGTCGTCGCGGCCAAGGGCGCGCCGGAAGCGATCGCATCGCTCTGCGGCCTCGGCGATGCCGAGCTGGCGGCGCTGCAAGCGCGGATCGAAACGCTCGCGGCCGAAGGCCTGCGCGTGCTCGGCGTCGCCGAGGCGAGTTGGAGCGGCGAGGAACTCCCCGACACGCAGCGAGGCTTCGCGTACAACTTCCGCGGCCTGGTCGGCTTCGCGGATCCGCTGCGGCCGGAGGTCAAGGATGCGGTCGCAGAATGCCGTTCCGCCGGCATCCGGGTGATCATGATCACCGGCGACTATCCGGCCACAGCCGCCGCGATCGCGCGTCAGGCCGGGATCGATCCCGAACGCGTCATCGCGGGCACCGAGCTTGCAGATCTCGACGACGACGCCCTGGCGCTGGCGGCGCGCACGCCGACCGCGTTCGCGCGCATCATGCCGGAGCAGAAGCTGCGCATCGTCTCGGCGCTCAAGGCCGATGGCGAGATCGTCGCGATGACCGGCGACGGCGTCAACGATGCGCCGTCGCTGAAGGCTGCGCATATCGGCATCGCGATGGGCGGCCGCGGCACCGACGTCGCGCGCGAGGCCGCAGCGATCGTGCTGCTCGACGATGATTTCGGCTCGATCGTGAAGGCGGTCCGGCTGGGCCGGCGGATCTACGACAATCTGCGCAAGGCGATGAGCTTCATCCTCGCGGTGCACTTCCCGATCGCAGGTCTCGCTTTGCTGCCGCTCGTCACCGGCCTGCCGCTGCTGCTCGGCCCGATCCACATCGCCTTTCTCGAGATGATCATCGACCCCGTCTGTTCGCTGGTGTTCGAGGCCGAGACCGAGGAAAGCGACATCATGAAGCGGCCGCCGCGTGATCCCTTGGAGCCACTGCTGCCGCGGCCGCTGGTGCTGTGGGGCGCACTGCAGGGCATTCTGGCCATGCTCGCCACCGGAGGCGTGCTGCTGCTGGCGCACCGCAACGGCATGCCCGCCGACGAGCTGCGCGCGCTGGTGTTCTTCACATTGGTGTTCGTGATCGTCAGTCTCATCTTCGTCAACCGCTCGTTCTCGAGCTCGTTGCGCGAGGCGCTGCTGCGGCCGAACCGGATGCTGCTGCTGGTGATCGGCTTCGTCATTGCCGTGCTCGCGACCAGCCTGATCCTGCCTGCCGCCGCGGCGCTGTTCAAGTTCGGGCCGTTGCACGCCGACGATCTCGGCGTGACCGCGGCCGCCGCGATCACGACGCTGATCGTGCTCGAACTGTCGAAGTTTCCGCTGCGCGCCGCCCTTACGCGGCACGTAGCGAAGCCGGATCAGGTCAAGACCGCCTCGCCGGCGCGATAG